One Cellulomonas sp. WB94 genomic window, CGGTGCTCGCGTCGTTCGCGGCCGTCGTGACGCTGCTCGTGTGGATCAACCTCATCGCCCGCATCGTGCTGCTCGCCGCCGCATGGACGGCCGACCCTCCTGCCGCGGTGGCAGGGGCGGCTCCGGAGCGTCCCGCAGGCGGCAGCACCGACGTGGGTCCCGCCGTGGTCAGCGAGGCTGCGCTTCGACCGCGGCCCGCAGACGTGGCAGACGCTCGGCATAGGCCGCGACGGCCGCGATGGTGGCGGCGGGCTCCCCGATCCGAGCGAGGTTGAGCATCCCGGTGTCCCCGGCGCGCTGCCCGGCGGCGATCCGAGCGGTCGCGGCCCCCATCCGGACGGGGATGTGGTCGGCGACGTCGGCCGGTGTCGGGAGCGGTCCCGGGCCGGCCCAGCGTGCGGACGACGCGTACCCGTTGGTGATCACGCGCAGCCGCCGGGCGGCCTCGACGGGGTCGACGTGGCGGTAGAACGGGACGCCGCTCCAGGCGAGCATGGCGAGCTCGTCGAGCGGGACGCCCGGCCCGGCCACGTCCCAGTCGATGACGCCGACCACGTCGTCGCGGTGCTCGCCCGTGCCCGCGAGCATGTTGTACGCGGTCGCGTCGTGATGGCAGACGATCTCACCGGGCCGCAGGTCACGGTCCTCGAACCGCCAGCGCAGGCGGCCCGGGCGGAAGTCGCTGACGGCCGCGTGGTAGCGGCCGAGCCAGGCGGCGCCGGACCTGAGCTGACCGTCGGTGACGTGCTCGAGCTCGATGACGACGCCGTCGAGGTAGGTGAGGATCTCGCGTCCCGCGGCGTCCGTGCCGAGCACCCGCGGCACGCCGTCGAGCCCCCGCGAAGCGACGTGCGCGAGCAGGGCGTGCACGGCGGGCGTCCACGGACCGGTCGGCCGCCGCACGGTGTCGCCGACCCGCACCACGCCGCCGACGTTGCCGCCGGGGAGCGGAACCTCGTCGAGTGGCTCGGCCCCGGACGGCACGTCAGATCGCGCGGGTGATCATCGCCCGCTTGACCTCTTGGATGGCCTTGGTGACCTCGATGCCGCGCGGGCACGCCTCGGTGCAGTTGAAGGTCGTCCGGCAGCGCCAGACGCCCTCCTTGTCGTTGAGGATCTCGAGGCGCTGCGACCCGCCCTCGTCACGGCTGTCGAAGATGAACCGGTGCGCGTTGACGATCGCCGCCGGCCCGAAGTACTGCCCGTCGGTCCAGAACACGGGGCACGAGGACGTGCACGCGGCGCACAGGATGCACTTCGTGGTGTCGTCGAACCGCTCGCGCTCCGCGACGGACTGCAGCCGCTCGCGCGTCGGCTCGTGACCGTTCGTCACCAGGAACGGCATGATCTCGCGGTAGGACGCGAAGAACGGCTCCATGTCGACGATGAGGTCCTTGATCACGGGCAGGCCCTTGATCGGCTCGACCGTGATCGGCTTGTCGGGGTTGAGGTCCTTGAGCAGGACCTTGCACGCGAGCCGGTTGCGGCCGTTGATGCGCATCGCGTCGGACCCGCAGACGCCGTGCGCGCACGAGCGCCGGAAGCTCAGGGAGCCGTCGTGCTCCCACTTGATCTTGTGCAGCGCGTCGAGGAGCCGGTCGGTGCCGTACGCAGTGACCGTGAACTCCTCCCAGTACGCCTCGTCCTTGCCGGACTCCGGCAGGAACCGGCGGATGCGCAGGGTCACGTCGAAGCTCGGGACCGCACCGAGCTTGGGCTCCGGCGAGGGCGTGGGGGCTGCGCTGTCGAGAGTGGCAGTCATCAGTACTTACGCTCCATCGGCTGGTAGCGGGTCACGACCACGGGCTTGTACCCGAGCGCGACGTCGAACGTGCCGGGCGTCGCCGCCCCCGGCCGGCTGGTGGCTACCTCGGCCCCGGACCGGCTCGTCGCCGCGACGACGGCCGCCGCCTCGCTGCCGACGGGGGACGACGGTGCGACGGCGCCCGGCGGACGGCGGTACGCCATCGTGTGCCGCATGTACTGGGCGTCGTCACGCTTCGGGAAGTCCTCGCGGAAGTGACCGCCGCGGGACTCCTCGCGGTTGAGGGCGCCGACGACGACGACCTCGGCGATGTCGAGCAGGAATCCGAGCTCGAGGGCCTCGAGGAGGTCGGTGTTGAACGCCCGGCCCTTGTCCTGGACCGAGACGTTGCGGTACCGGGTCTGCAGCGCGCGGATGTCGGCCAGCGCCTGCTGCAGCGACTCCGCCGTGCGGAACACCTGGGCGTTCGTGTCCATCGTCTGCTGCAGGTCGCGGCGAACGTCGGAGACGCGGTCGCCGTCGGCGCGGGTGCGCATCTCCTCGAGCTCGGCGACGACGCCGATCTCGGGGTCGTCCGGCATCTCGACCCACGGGGCACCTGCCGCGTAGGCGGCGGCGGCGATGCCGGCGCGCTTGCCGAACACGTTGATGTCGAGGAGCGAGTTGGTGCCCAGCCGGTTCGAGCCGTGCACCGACACGCAGGCGACCTCGCCCGCTGCGAACAGGCCGTGGACGACCTCGGCGTTGCTGCGCAGCACCTCGGCGTGGATGGTGGTCGGCACGCCGCCCATCGCGTAGTGCGCGGTGGGGTACACGGGGATGGGCTCGGTGTACGGCTCGACGCCCAGGTAGGTGCGCGCGAACTCGGTGATGTCCGGGAGCTTGGCGTCGATGTGGGCCGGCTCGAGGTGCGTGAGGTCGAGCAGCACGTAGTCCTTGTTGGGGCCCGCTCCACGGCCCTCGCGGACCTCGAGCGCGATCGACCGCGCCACGATGTCGCGCGGGGCGAGGTCCTTGATCGTCGGGGCGTACCGCTCCATGAACCGCTCGCCGTCGGCGTTGCGCAGGATCCCGCCCTCGCCGCGTGCGGCCTCCGAGAGCAGGATGCCGAGCCCCGCGAGGCCTGTCGGGTGGAACTGGAAGAACTCCATGTCCTCGAGCGGCACGCCGCGCCGGTAGACGAGCGCCATGCCGTCGCCCGTCAGCGTGTGCGCGTTGGAGGTCGTCTTGAAGATCTTGCCCGCGCCGCCGGTCGCGATGACGACGGACTTGGCGCGGAACAGGTGGATCTCGCCGGTCGCGAGCTCGTAGGCGACGACACCGCTGACGGCGACGTCCTCGCCCTCGGGCACCTCACCCGTCACGAGGTCGTGGCTGAGCAGCACGTCCAGCACGTAGAACTCGTTGAAGAACTCGACGTCGTTCTTGACGCACTGCTGGTACAGCGTCTGCAGGATCATGTGGCCCGTGCGGTCTGCCGCGTAGCAGGCCCGGCGCACGGCGGCCTCGCCGTGGTTGCGCGTGTGCCCGCCGAAGCGCCGCTGGTCGATCTTGCCCTCAGGGGTGCGGTTGAACGGCAGGCCCATCTTCTCCAGGTCGAGCACGGCGTCGATGGCCTCCTTGGCCATGACCTCCGCGGCGTCCTGGTCGACGAGGTAGTCGCCACCCTTGACGGTGTCGAACGTGTGCCACTCCCAGTTGTCCTCCTCGACGTTCGCGAGGGCCGCGCACATGCCGCCCTGCGCGGCGCCCGTGTGCGAGCGCGTCGGGTACAGCTTGGAGATCACGGCCGTGCGCGTGCGCGTCGAGGACTCGAGCGCGGCACGCATGCCCGCTCCGCCGGCGCCGACGATGACGACGTCGTACTGGTGGATCTGCATCGGTGGCGATGCCTCCTCGAGGCGGTTCGGGGTTGTCAGGCGGAGCAGAACGAGGGCAGCAGGTCGGTCGGGCTGCCCGCGGGGCACGGGTCGAACGTGAAGATGACGAGCGTGCCGAGGACGACCGTGATCAGGAACGCCGCGACGAGGACGACCTTCAGCACGAGGCGGGTGTGGTCACGCTCGGCGTAGTCGTTGATGATCGTGCGCACGCCGTTGCTGCCGTGGATCATCGCGAGCCAGAGCATGAGCAGGTCCCAGACCTGCCACAGCGGCGACGCCCACTTGCCGGCGACGAACCCGAAGTCGACGGCCTTGATGCCCTGGCCGGCGATCAGGTTCGTGAAGAGGTGGCCGAAGATCAGCACGACGAGCACGACGCCCGAGACGCGCATGAAGATCCAGCCGTACAGCTCGGCGTTGCCGCGCGTGGTGCGCCGGGTCGTGCGCACCCGGGGCGAGCGCGGGGCGGGGATCGAGGTGGTCGTCATCACTCGCCTCCGAACACGTTCATCAGGTGCCGGGGCAGGAAGCCCGCCATCGTCACCACGAACAGGCCGATGACGACCCAGAGCATGACCCGCTGGTACTTGGGGCCCTTGGCCCAGAAGTCCACGAGGATGATCCGGATGCCGTTGAAGGCGTGGAACACGATGGCGGCGACGAGGCCGGCCTCACCGAGGCCCATCACCGGGTTCTTGTACGTGCCGATCACCGCGTTGTACGCCTCGGGGGAGACGCGCACGAGGGACGTGTCGAGCACGTGGACGAGCAGGAAGAAGAAGATCAGGACGCCGGTCACGCGATGCGCGACCCACGACCACATGCCTTCACGCCCTCGATAGAGCGTGCCGGCCGGCGCGGTGGGCACGGAAAGGCCTCCTGGCGAGTCGAAGTGCGAGCCGATGTCGAGTCGGAGAAGGGACGACGACGTCCGCTTCCCGACGAGTGTAGTGAACACGGCGCCGCGTCATGTGCTGCGGCGCACGTCCTGACGAGGTGTCACCTTACGTCGTGGCCCGGGCGGCGTGGCACGGGGTCCCACGGCTCCTCGCTACCCTGGCCCGCATGACCTCACCGATCCCCGGCTTCCACGCCGTCGTCCCGGCGGGCGGTGCCGGCACGCGGCTGTGGCCGCTGTCACGCGCCGGCGAGCCGAAGTTCCTGCGCGACCTCACGGGCACGGGCCGGACCCTGCTCCAGGGCACCGTCGACCGGCTCCTGCCGTTGACCGGCCCCGGCGGGGTCCTCGTGGTGACCGGTGTGCGGCACGCGCGGGCCGTCGCGGCGCAGCTCCCCGAGCTGGCGGCGAGCGACGTGCTCGCCGAGCCGTCCCCGCGCGACTCCATGGCGGCGATCGGTCTGGCGGCCGCGCTGCTCGAGGCGCGCCACGGCGACGTCGTGCTCGGCTCGTTCGCCGCCGACCACGTGATCGAGGGCGCTGACGCCTTCGCCGAGACGGTGCGCCAGGGTGTCGAAGCGGCGCGGGCCGGGTACCTCGTGACCGTCGGGATCGCCGCGACCGAGCCGTCGACGGCCTTCGGGTACGTGCGGTCGGGCGAACCGCTCGGGATCGAGGGCG contains:
- a CDS encoding phosphotransferase, translating into MPSGAEPLDEVPLPGGNVGGVVRVGDTVRRPTGPWTPAVHALLAHVASRGLDGVPRVLGTDAAGREILTYLDGVVIELEHVTDGQLRSGAAWLGRYHAAVSDFRPGRLRWRFEDRDLRPGEIVCHHDATAYNMLAGTGEHRDDVVGVIDWDVAGPGVPLDELAMLAWSGVPFYRHVDPVEAARRLRVITNGYASSARWAGPGPLPTPADVADHIPVRMGAATARIAAGQRAGDTGMLNLARIGEPAATIAAVAAYAERLPRLRAAVEAQPR
- a CDS encoding succinate dehydrogenase iron-sulfur subunit, which encodes MTATLDSAAPTPSPEPKLGAVPSFDVTLRIRRFLPESGKDEAYWEEFTVTAYGTDRLLDALHKIKWEHDGSLSFRRSCAHGVCGSDAMRINGRNRLACKVLLKDLNPDKPITVEPIKGLPVIKDLIVDMEPFFASYREIMPFLVTNGHEPTRERLQSVAERERFDDTTKCILCAACTSSCPVFWTDGQYFGPAAIVNAHRFIFDSRDEGGSQRLEILNDKEGVWRCRTTFNCTEACPRGIEVTKAIQEVKRAMITRAI
- the sdhA gene encoding succinate dehydrogenase flavoprotein subunit, with amino-acid sequence MQIHQYDVVIVGAGGAGMRAALESSTRTRTAVISKLYPTRSHTGAAQGGMCAALANVEEDNWEWHTFDTVKGGDYLVDQDAAEVMAKEAIDAVLDLEKMGLPFNRTPEGKIDQRRFGGHTRNHGEAAVRRACYAADRTGHMILQTLYQQCVKNDVEFFNEFYVLDVLLSHDLVTGEVPEGEDVAVSGVVAYELATGEIHLFRAKSVVIATGGAGKIFKTTSNAHTLTGDGMALVYRRGVPLEDMEFFQFHPTGLAGLGILLSEAARGEGGILRNADGERFMERYAPTIKDLAPRDIVARSIALEVREGRGAGPNKDYVLLDLTHLEPAHIDAKLPDITEFARTYLGVEPYTEPIPVYPTAHYAMGGVPTTIHAEVLRSNAEVVHGLFAAGEVACVSVHGSNRLGTNSLLDINVFGKRAGIAAAAYAAGAPWVEMPDDPEIGVVAELEEMRTRADGDRVSDVRRDLQQTMDTNAQVFRTAESLQQALADIRALQTRYRNVSVQDKGRAFNTDLLEALELGFLLDIAEVVVVGALNREESRGGHFREDFPKRDDAQYMRHTMAYRRPPGAVAPSSPVGSEAAAVVAATSRSGAEVATSRPGAATPGTFDVALGYKPVVVTRYQPMERKY
- a CDS encoding succinate dehydrogenase hydrophobic membrane anchor subunit, translating into MTTTSIPAPRSPRVRTTRRTTRGNAELYGWIFMRVSGVVLVVLIFGHLFTNLIAGQGIKAVDFGFVAGKWASPLWQVWDLLMLWLAMIHGSNGVRTIINDYAERDHTRLVLKVVLVAAFLITVVLGTLVIFTFDPCPAGSPTDLLPSFCSA
- the sdhC gene encoding succinate dehydrogenase, cytochrome b556 subunit — encoded protein: MPTAPAGTLYRGREGMWSWVAHRVTGVLIFFFLLVHVLDTSLVRVSPEAYNAVIGTYKNPVMGLGEAGLVAAIVFHAFNGIRIILVDFWAKGPKYQRVMLWVVIGLFVVTMAGFLPRHLMNVFGGE